The DNA sequence ccgcgccgggggcggccgaTGCCCGTCCCCACGCCTGCGCCCCGTCCCCTCCTGTCCCGCAGGTCTCGGCAGGAGCTCGGCTCTCCGGCCCggctggcgaggcggcgggcgctgGAGCCGGTGTCTGCCTTGCCCACCCGCACCGCTGGGTCTCCTGCCAGGTTCCTCACCCCGACGCACCCCTCCTCGCCCTGGCAGTGTGGGCAAGCCCCAGCTCCCACAGCCCCTTGTGCCGTACAGCACGCACTGGGCTCTGCTGGGGACACGCGGCCTCGGGAACAGCTCGGTGCTTTGTGGGGCTCCGGCCAGCTCCCGAGCCTCGGTGCTGACCCCGGCTTGCAGCTCCCGGCTGGGCTGGGGCGGGAGGCCTGCGGCTTTGCAGAGGTGCTGCCGCATCCTGCCCTCGCTGCCTCATCCGGGCAAGCTCTGCTCCGCAGGGCTGTTgctcccggggccggcgggcgatCCAGGCGTGGGCAGCGGGCGCCAGCCGGGATCCCAGCACTGGTTTCCTGCAGGAGGGTCTTCCCCACTGTGTCCCTCTGCGTGAGGAAGGCTGCCGTGAGTAAGGACGTGGGAAGTGGCTGCGGTTAGCATGTTCCTTCCCCTTTCGGTGGCAGTGGTGGTGACGGACAGCCTCGTGGCTGAGGCAGCCCACTGGGATGAAGGGTATCCGGACGGGTTTTCCATGTCATTCGTCCTCAGAAAGGCTCTGGGTGTAAAGGGCACACGGCCGGGCACGGGGCCTGGATGCTCCTGGGGTCCCTTGTCAGCAAAAAGCTGTTCCCGTCTGCACAGCCCGTAGTCCCCTGCCGCCTGCTGCGCTGCCCGTGCccaccaccctcctcctcctcttccgctggccgcagaaagggcagcggccgccccggcctgccccgagcaacCCTCCGCGCGCCCTTGCAGCCGGTCCCCGAGCCGGCTGCCCCGCTCCCCGAGGGCCTGGCGCTGCAGCagggccggcggcgctgccccgcgagggaccgcgctgcccggggccgccgtgcccgcagcgccgcgccggcccccggccccgccggagtTCCCCTGCCCGGCTCTGATGCTCCCGGCGCTCCCAGACGTGGGAGTTTCCTTGGCTggggctccagccctgccccttCTCCCTGCAGAAACTTCTAGAGAGTCACCAGAAAAATCCCCAGGTGCCGGTGCCAGAGAGGAAGCTGGTTAGCAGGGTCGTGAGTCAGCGGGAGAGGCCAGCCCGGAGCGCAGCGCTGCCACCGCCGGGCTCCAGCCGCTCGGCTCGCCGAAGCCTCGGGCATCGCCACGTACCTGCGCGGCGCGTCCCGGACCCGCCGGGGCAGGGCGTGCACGGGCCCGTCGGCAGCAGCGCGCAGGGGCCCGCAGCTCTCGGCTCCCGCAGCTGTCGCTTGCTCCGAGCCTCCGCTCCCCTCTGAGCCCCCGTCCCggccagcgctgctgctgctccggCAGGGCCCTGGCGTGGGCCAGAGCACGAGCCGTCGGCCCGCCTGCGGcagtgccatgccgtgccgtgccgtgctgcacGGTGCAGTGCCGCGGCGGTGAGCCCGGGCTGAGGGACCGCAGGTCCTGCGTGCACGGGAAAGCAGGGGTGGGGATAACGTGGGAAAGGCCTGGGGATCTGCCGCAGCACTGGGAAGACAAGACCAGGGTCGCACCCTTCTGCCTGCGCCCCAGAGCAGGTGTCGGAGATCCCCTTGCCCGGGCTGTCCTGGGGACGCGTGCTCCCCGGCGTGCTTTTCCACGCTCGCTGCTGAGCGGGACGTTAGTGCTGCATGCGCGACGGCAGGGAAGGGTCGGCTCCCGGCcgggctctgcagcagcccctcctgctcccctggcCAGCGCAGCGTCTCCCCACGGAGCTGCTGCGTCCGGCCCGGCATCGTGTGCTGAGGGCCGATGTCCCGGCAGACCGGGAGAGGTGGAGGATGGGGGGGTGCCCCGGTCCTTGGCAGAGCCCCCACCTGGCCCCGGCTGCTAGCCGAGGAGCGTGGGCAGTGGCTGCTCTCCGCCTTGCAAAGAGCCGTGCCGTGCGCAGGGCAGGGTTGGGGTCGGACCCGCGAGAAGGGGAGGTGGGCATGGGGCAGCCTGGCCGTGGGTGTCCCCAGCCCGTGCCCCTCAGCGGGGGCAGGAGCTCCCCGGCTGTACTTGTTTGTCAAGAGGGACAGCGGGATGGAGACTGCTCTGTGGAGCAACTTCCTCCGCCGTGTAACTGCGCGTTGCTCTTGCAGGGCTGTCGGACAGAGTGAGGCAACCTGGCTGATTTCAGAGAGGTTTCCAAAGGAGGAAGGCAGCTGCTTCCTCTCCAGCTGCCCGGTGGTCTCACCTCTGCCCTACGAGCTCCCCAGACATCGAGTCACCGTGGCGTAGGACACTGCGTCCCTGCTGCCTGGCGGCACCGTGTGCCCACGGCTCCCCGGCTCCGTTGCACGTGGCTGGgctatgtgtggggctgcagGTCCCCCAGGGCTGCCCGGAGCTGTGGTCCAGCACTGCTGCAGAGCCCGTCCTGGCCGAGCCTGGCCGGGGCCGAGGTCCGGCTGTGCCCGGGCCGAGCCCACGCAGCAAACGGGGACCTGCATCCCCTGTGGGTGATGCTCCACTCGGGCTGAGCCTTCTCTCGGGCCGCGGGGCTCCTCTGCATGGGCAGAGGACCGCGGCAGGGAGCATCGCTCTGCACTCTCTGCCCGTGTCGTGCTGGATCCCCAGGAGCTGTTTGCTCAGCTCAGCAAGAGCTCAGGGTAGCGTGGAGTGGAGAGGgcggctgcagggctgcagcctgggGCCATCTGGGAGCAGGGACCAGGGGCACCAACAGGGATGGGGCGGCCGGGAAAGATCATCCTCGCAGAGCCAGCTGCAGGGGCTCAGCAGGGCCCCAGGGGCTGGCAAGCCTGGCAAGCCCCGGTTAGCGAGAGCTGCAGGACAGGAGCCCGGCtcagggcccggccccggcccggctgtCGCTGGGTTGCTCCAACGCTCCTGTCCTCCCCCGCTGATGTCATGTCTTTCTCTCCTCTGCCATCTGTTTTCCTCTCACTCCTTGCCCCTGTTTGCTTTCCCCTTCACTGCTCCGGTTCCCACAAGCGTCGGCACTTTGGGAGAATCAGGATAACAGTGTCCCACGGCGAGGTTTGTGCAGCCCCGGAGGTGCCGGGTGGGACCTGAGTCAGCAGCGCGGTGCAGGGCCGGCGGGCGGCGAAGATGGGGTGCATCTGCATCCTGGGTGGCAGCAGGAACATCCCTGGGCACGGGACCCATCCCCAGGGGCTCCCGGGGCTCTGCCGGGCAGTCGCTGGCACGGGGGCTTTGAGGCACCTGCAGGGTAAGGACCTGTGGGGACCCCTTGCTGGGGACACCCTGCCCCGCTGGGCTGCCGTGGGGGACGTGGGGCCGGACGCTGCATCCCGGCGTGGGGCTGAGCTCTTGGCAAACCCTGGCCAGGCTGCGCAGCCTCCTGCGTGCAAGAGGCGTcagccccgggcgggcgggcgggcgggcggcagatCCTGGAGCTCGGGCAGGGGCTCTCCTGCCGGCGCtgcctgctcagccctggtgccCCCGGGGTCCGGCCCGGCCGCAATGGCCTCGGCCAGCCGAGAGGCACACGGACGTGGCTGCGGGGGCCGAGCACCCAGCCAGCCCCGCAGTCTCTGCAGACCCCTGCTGTCCTGGCTCTGACCGTGGCCTTGGGGATGGCAGGGCTCTGGGGGCGGcagagcctggggacagcagggctcTGGGGACGGCAGGGTACTGGCTGGCCccatgcagcctgccaggcgcCATGCAGCTGGACCGTGCAGTGCCCAGTGCAGCTGGACCATGCAGTGCCTGGTGTGGCTGCACAGTGCAGTGCCCGGTGCAGCTGGACCGTGCAGCGCCCACGCACGTCTGCCCGGTGGCGGAAGCACAGTGGCGTGGGCCCTGCGGgctctccctcctgctccccagcgcagctccagcagcagggctggcccgTCCTCCCTTCCCACGCATCCGTCCTCGTGCTTCGCGGCGGCCGGCTGGAACGGAGTGTGTTTAGTAAACAAGGTGATGAAACGGTTAAAGCAGCAAACAGAGGAGCCTGAGTCTGCATTTCGTCACCGTGGGAAGGGAGCGTGAGTCGTTGGGCTGAGGGGTCTGAGGGTGACTCACTCCCCTGCCACAGTATAAATAGGAGCCCGGCGCTCGGTGGCACTCAGAGCGGAGCAGCAGGCACCCGGCATGGACACAGCCTcccgccagcaccagcaccgcaCCATGGGGCTCGCCCTCCTGGCCCCGCTCGCTGTGGGgctgctggccctctgctgccgcGCGGCCCCTCTCCAGGCCCAGCCGCGGGCTGTCGTCACCTTCCCCGGGGAGCTGGTCCGCGGCCTGTCCGACGTGGAGCTGGCGGAGGTGAGGGCAGCGTGGCCACCCCTCCGGGCAGCCCGGCCCGAGACGCTCTGCGGGCTGCAGCCAGCCGAGCTCGGGGGCTGCCGTCCCCCTGTGCCCGGACCACGGCCGGGCACCAGGGAGGGTGCTCAGCGCCGCCTCGCTGAGCCCCTCCGGCTGCCTTTCCTCCCCAGAACTACCTGCTGCGGTTCGGCTACACCacggaggaggaggtggaggcgaGGACGAGGACGAGCAGCAAGCACGTGTCCCTGGCCAAAGCGCTGCGCAAGATGCAGAAGCAGCTGGGTCTGCAGGAGACGGGGGAGCTGGACGCCAGCACCCTGGAGGCCATGCGAGCCCCTCGCTGCGGCGTCCCCGACGTGGGGCCATTCCTCACCTTCGAGGGGAACCTCAAATGGGACCACAAGGACCTCACATACCGGTGAGTCTCTGCCCCGGGAGACGGGAGCTACGTGCCGTGGGGCCACGGCTGCCCAGGGCATGGAGACAGGTGTGAGAGCCCAGGCGGGACAGCAGCGGCCGTGCCACggtgctgctggcctggctgggtCCCGGTGCAGCGAGGGCCAAGCCGGCACGGCTGGCGGGATCAGCGCTCCGGCGCCAGGAGGTGTCAGAGCCTGGCTGGCAGGCCGAGGTCGGTGGCTCTGTCCGGCGGAGCCAgcgctgctctgctctcctgggGCCAGAGCACATCCCCACCACGTGCCGGGAGCAGGGTCAGGCCGCGCTGGCCAGGACCCGGCGGCGCTGACACCATCCTTCCCTGGCCTCGGCAGGGTGATGAACTACTCCCCCGACCTCGACCGTGCCGTGATAGACGATGCCTTCATGCGAGCGTTCAAAGTGTGGAGTGACGTGACCCCCCTCACCTTCACCCAGATATACAGCGGCGAGGCAGACATCATGATCATGTTCGGCACCCAAGGTGATGTCCCGCGGCTGCTGCGGGAGGCAGGGCTGGAGACGTCCCCTCCGCCAGGCCGTCGTCCCCGCGCCTCCCTGGGGCTGCATTCCTGGCACCCCCGGCTCCCATGGTGCCTGTGTGTGTCGGGGTCCCTCCGCTCTGTGCGTGGCGGGGTGGCACGCTGGCACGCGCCCGCCTGCGCAGGTGCCGCACGGCGCCTGTGCCCGGGGGTCCGTGTGCACGTTGCGGCGCGCGCGTGGGGCGCGTCCGCCGGGGCTGACGCTGCTCGTCTCTGCAGAACACGGCGACGGGTACCCGTTCGACGGCAAGGACGGGCTCCTGGCCCACGCCTTTCCCCCAGGCAGGGGGATTCAGGGCGATGCCCACTTCGATGACGACGAGTTCTGGACACTGGGGACCGGCTTAGGTAAAGGCAGGGCCTGGCGGGtccgcgcggccgcggcgcggctggGGACGCCCGCCCGTCCCGCTGAGCCGCCCCTCTCCGCGCAGTGGTGAAGACCCGCTACGGGAACGCCAACGGGGCCAGCTGCCACTTCCCCTTCGTCTTCGAGGGCCGCTCCTACTCGCGGTGCATCACGGAGGGGCGCTCGGACGGGCTGCCCTGGTGCGCCACCACGGCCAGCTACGACGCTGACAAGACCTATGGCTTCTGCCCCAGCGAGCGTGAGTAGCCgcggccggcagctccgccgggccctgcggggcggccgggccctgctcacctgcctCTCGCCCCACAGTCCTCTACACCTACGGCGGCAACAGCGACGGATCCCCCTGCGTCTTCCCCTTCGTCTTCGATGGCACCTCCTACGATGCCTGCACCACGGACGGGCGCTCTGACGGCTACCGCTGGTGTGCCACCACGGCCAACTTTGACCAGGACAAGAAATACGGCTTCTGCCCCAACCAAGGTGCGAGGGGGGAGAGGGCTGGGCCGCGCGCTGGCCGGCGGGTGCCGGGGTGTCCGTCCCCGGGGCCGTCCAGCGTGCCAGGGCCAGGCGGCTCAGCGACTCCTGCACCGCAGACACGGCGGTGATCGGCGGGAACTCCCAAGGGGACCCCTGCGTCTTCCCCTTCACCTTCCTGGGGCAGTCGTACAGCACGTGCACCAGTGAGGGCCGGCAGGACGGGAAGCTGTGGTGTGCCACCACCAGCAACTACGACACCGACAAGAAGTGGGGCTTCTGCCCGGACAGAGGTACCTGCCTCCGTGCCCCCCGCTCCCCGTATGCCATGCCTCCGTGCTGGCGCCCCAGCAGGGAGGTTGCCGGTTCCCAGCGCTGGCGCGTCCCGTCCCACTGGGTCCTAAGGCTGGTGCTTGCTTCCAGGTTACAGCATCTTCCTGGTGGCTGCCCACGAGTTTGGCCACTCACTGGGGCTGGACCACTCCAGCGTGCGCGAGGCCCTGATGTACCCCATGTACAGCTACGTGGAGGACTTCCAGCTCCACGCAGACGACGTCAGGGGCATCCAGTACCTCTACGGTGAGCACCCAGCTGCAGCCAGTGCGAGGCAGGCAGCCCTGACTCTGGCATTGCCTGCAGCCTCCTGGAGATGCTGATCCCTCTGGGAATGGGGGGCAGTGCCGGCTGGAGATGCCTAATGATGGCATCTTGAGCTGCAGGCGCTGCCGGACCAGCCTCCTCATCCCTCGCCCTGCTGggggcagggtcctgcagcttCAGGCTGCCACAGACCCTCACCCCCTCCCGATGTTTGCTCAGGTCGTGGCTCTGGCCCCAAGCCCACTGCGCCTGTGCCCACTGAGGAGCCCCAGCCCATGCCCACTGAGGCTGGCAGCACCTCCaccacggaggaggaggaggagggaacgCTGGAGCCCACGGCTGAGCCCAGCCCGGTGGACCCCAGCCGGGATGCCTGCGTGGAGAACAACTTCGATGCCATCACGGAGATCAACGGGGAGCTGCATTTCTTCAAGAACGGGTGAGCAGCAAACTCTGGCTCCTCCTGCACTGAAAGGCTGGGGGTGACAAGGGTCCTTTCTGCCAGGGGTGTGGGAGGGACACGGGGCTTTGCCACATCGAGGTTGTCAGGACAGCTGACCTTCCCCGCCAGCAAATACTGGACCCGCTCGTCCTTCTGGAAATCAGGCATCCAGGGCGCCTTCTCTGTCGCAGACACCTGGCCTGGCCTCCCGGCTGTCATCGATGCTGCCTTCCAGGACATGCTCACCAAGAGGGTCTTCTTCTTTGCTGGTGAGCTCTGCCCCTGCCTCTCTCCGGGTCCCGGCCAGCCACGGCGGCACCAGGGCTGGAGCTGTGGCCGGGAGCCTGGTGCCACTGGCACCTCGCTGCAGGTGTCAGGAGCCCGTCCTGCCCCAGCGCCTCGGACGCCCCCCTGTGCCAGGCCCCGGCGCTCGTCCTGGGGGCAAAGCCCCCCGAGGGGCTGCTGACACCGGTGCCCTCCCCTGGCTGCAGGTCGGCACTTCTGGGTGTTTTCTGGCAAGAGCATGCTGGGCCCCCGCGGGATCGAGAAGCTGGGCATCGGGAAGGAAGCCGGTCGCATCTCGGGGGCCCTGCAGCGGGGACGCGGCAAAGTGCTGCTCTTCAGCGGGGAGAACTACTGGAGGTGAGCGGGCCGGCACGGCCGTGCACGGCTGCGGGAGGTGCCCCGGCTCCCGGCCCGCCAGGGGCTGCGCAGGGCGACTCACGGCAGCCCCTCggcactgctctgctctccctgcaggctGGACGTGAAGATCCAGAGGGTGGATAAGGGTTACCCCCGTGCCACCGAGGATGTGTTCACTGGCGTCCCCTTGGATGCACGCAATGTCTTCCTGTACCAAGGTGAGCAGGGCGCTCGGCAGGGAGCGACTGCCATGCGGGGCGGGGGGCCATCGTCCCCCCCATGTGCAGACACTCCGATGGGCATGGCTGGGAGCAGGTCCCTGCACCGGCCTCCTTCCCGCTAACACcttccctctgccttcctcctcgCCAGACAAGTACCACTTCTGCCAGGGCACCTTCTACTGGAGAATGACCCCGCGCTACCAGGTGGACCGCGTGGGCTACGTCAAGTACGACATCCTGCAGTGCCCCCAGCACTAAGGACCAGACTGGCCGCCCGGCTCTGGGCCGGCACGGCGCTCCCTGCCCAGTGCTCCCAACCCCTCCCAGGATCTTGGTTCTCACTGTTCGATCCCCCTGTGGCCTGGGAGCGTGGGGGGAGCCCATTTACCCTCCCAgctgcggggcagccccagccatgcTTGGGGCTTGCGGTTTCCCCTGTGGAAAGGGGTGAGGACCCCAGGGGCTGCTCCTCGGCCGCCCCCCGGCTCCTGGGAGccctggctggggagcaggacTCTCGCCACAGCCCGCAGCCGGGCAGCCCTCCGCGAGTGACGGCTCTGCCACGCAGAGGCGTTTGCCTGGTGCAAACCGCACAGAGATCTGTAATGACTTCGTCTTTTTCTGGAGCCAGTAATGCCAGGTCAGCCAGGCTCAGCTGGGAGCTGGCGCCCGGGGACTTGGCACGGGCAGGGATGTGGGGCTCTGCATCGCTCTCGCCTACTGCCTGCTCTGCCAACCTCCATCTGCACGTTTTTAATAAAGAGAATCCTTTGGACACAGCCTGCGTGTGCTCCTGCCGGCCAGCTGGGGCCATGGGTGCCTGCAGACCCACCAAGGTGCTGGGCCTGGGGTGTCGCTCTCCCATCAGATGGGGGTCCCAGCATGGATGGGTGATAGGGCACTGGGAGGAGGGGGTCCcggtggggaggagggggctgcAATCTGGCTGACCTCATGATCCCCATTCTGGGGGGCTCTGGGATCCCCTAAGGGACACCAGACCCCACTGGGGAGGGCGTCCCTCCCATGTCCCTAATGGCCCCCGTCACCAGCCAGGTTCCCCCCCTGCCGCATCCACGCCCAGCCCCTGTGTCCCTCCACATGCCAACATCCTTCCTGCCCATCTGCCTCCTCAGCCCATGTGCACGGTGCTCACTCAAGTGCCTCCGCAGCCCTGGCCCCCCCGGCCACAGTCCTCCAGCCCCTCTGTCCCTGTGCCTCCCTGCTCCACCACACTGCGACCCTGGAGGTGAGAGAAGTGCATGTTTGTCACACGTTGGGATGCACGTGTGGGTCACAGCAGCATGAAGGCGCCGTGGGATGGGCTGGCACGCACTGGGGCGAGGGGCACTGGACAGACCGGGAGTGTTTGTGCAAGCACAGGTTGTCTGGGTGGGACCCcgaggggctgctgccctccagGCTGCAGGCGAGGGGCAGATGAAGGATGATGTAGAGCAGGGTGCTGGGATGTGgccgtcgcccgcgaggcctggGCTGCCtgaccagggctctgcaacctgccctccctggctgcacaGTGCAGACAGCAGTTCCCACTCCtctgcctgccccagcgctgcccggaGCCCTGGGATGCAACATGACCCCAACAACTCCCACCACTCCCCAAACTCCACCTTTGCCCTGTTTGCACCTTGTGCAGCCCCCGCCTGCAGTCCAGCCGCAGTGACGGCACGTCCCCCGAGGTGCACAGCCCCAAGGGGACCCCAGGGCGGCCGCCCCCCCTCGGTGGCTGTCCCGCAAACGGCAGCACCCCCCGGCCGTTGTCAGGCGCCGGGACAGCCCTGCCCGGCAGAGCCCGGGGCCGCgctgggccgggggcggcggggcagccctgcccctgcccctgcccctgcccctgcccctgcccctgcccctgcccctgcccctgcccctgcgctGCGGCCGGCCCTGGTgtgcccgcaggggccgcggcaggATGGGGCTATAATTAGAGCTATAATTAGAGCCGCCGGCTCGGTGCAGGGCGGCGGGCAAAA is a window from the Apteryx mantelli isolate bAptMan1 chromosome 18, bAptMan1.hap1, whole genome shotgun sequence genome containing:
- the MMP9 gene encoding matrix metalloproteinase-9, translated to MDTASRQHQHRTMGLALLAPLAVGLLALCCRAAPLQAQPRAVVTFPGELVRGLSDVELAENYLLRFGYTTEEEVEARTRTSSKHVSLAKALRKMQKQLGLQETGELDASTLEAMRAPRCGVPDVGPFLTFEGNLKWDHKDLTYRVMNYSPDLDRAVIDDAFMRAFKVWSDVTPLTFTQIYSGEADIMIMFGTQEHGDGYPFDGKDGLLAHAFPPGRGIQGDAHFDDDEFWTLGTGLVVKTRYGNANGASCHFPFVFEGRSYSRCITEGRSDGLPWCATTASYDADKTYGFCPSELLYTYGGNSDGSPCVFPFVFDGTSYDACTTDGRSDGYRWCATTANFDQDKKYGFCPNQDTAVIGGNSQGDPCVFPFTFLGQSYSTCTSEGRQDGKLWCATTSNYDTDKKWGFCPDRGYSIFLVAAHEFGHSLGLDHSSVREALMYPMYSYVEDFQLHADDVRGIQYLYGRGSGPKPTAPVPTEEPQPMPTEAGSTSTTEEEEEGTLEPTAEPSPVDPSRDACVENNFDAITEINGELHFFKNGKYWTRSSFWKSGIQGAFSVADTWPGLPAVIDAAFQDMLTKRVFFFAGRHFWVFSGKSMLGPRGIEKLGIGKEAGRISGALQRGRGKVLLFSGENYWRLDVKIQRVDKGYPRATEDVFTGVPLDARNVFLYQDKYHFCQGTFYWRMTPRYQVDRVGYVKYDILQCPQH